In one Brassica oleracea var. oleracea cultivar TO1000 chromosome C9, BOL, whole genome shotgun sequence genomic region, the following are encoded:
- the LOC106316201 gene encoding cytochrome P450 71B4-like: protein MAILLSFLLLLLLPLLFLFINKNKKHSNNLPSGPTQIPFIGNLHQIKGSLHTCLHDLSKKHGPMMLLRLGVVRMVVITSSEGAEEVLKTHDLECCTRPTTIALKTFSRNGNDIGSGVYGETWRELRKLSVREFFSVKKVQSFKYVREEECDLLVKKLKESALKQSPVNLSKTLFCLTGSIVSRTAFGQSFFENKHIGEERVEELMLEAHKNMSLKFTDLFPTGGLGWFLDAVSGQLKRLQNVFNEVDTFLDHIIDDHQSMTFTQDRPDLIDTVLEMIHKQEDNESFKLTIDHLKGISTNIYLAGVDTSAITMIWAMAELVRNPRVMKKVQDEIRTCIGSKQKERLAEEEIDKLQYLKLVVKETLRLHPPAPLLLPRETMSHIKIQGYDIQPKILLLINAWSIGRDPKYWKDPEEFTPERFIDSPVDYRGKSFEFLPFGSGRRICPGMASAIATIELGLLNLIYYFDWSLPEEKKRMDMEEAGVVTVVKKIPLELIPSLHQ, encoded by the exons TCTTCCTTCAGGTCCAACACAGATTCCGTTCATCGGAAACCTACACCAGATCAAGGGCTCACTTCACACATGTCTTCACGACCTCTCCAAGAAACACGGACCCATGATGCTTCTCCGTCTAGGGGTTGTTAGAATGGTCGTGATCACATCGAGTGAAGGAGCTGAAGAAGTTCTCAAAACCCATGACCTTGAGTGTTGTACAAGACCTACCACTATCGCCTTAAAGACTTTCTCGCGCAATGGTAATGACATCGGCTCTGGGGTATACGGTGAAACATGGAGAGAGCTGCGTAAGCTTTCGGTTCGTGAGTTTTTCAGTGTTAAGAAGGTTCAATCTTTTAAGTACGTTAGAGAGGAAGAGTGTGACTTGCTGGTCAAGAAACTTAAAGAATCGGCTTTGAAGCAATCTCCAGTTAATTTGAGCAAAACCCTATTTTGCCTAACTGGGAGTATCGTATCAAGAACTGCCTTTGGACAGAGTTTCTTCGAGAACAAGCATATCGGCGAGGAAAGAGTCGAAGAACTGATGCTTGAAGCTCACAAAAACATGTCTCTCAAATTCACTGATCTCTTCCCCACTGGTGGTCTTGGATGGTTTCTAGACGCTGTGTCAGGGCAACTTAAAAGACTTCAAAATGTTTTCAATGAGGTTGATACGTTTCTTGATCATATAATTGATGATCATCAATCTATGACTTTCACACAAGATCGTCCTGATCTCATCGACACGGTCTTAGAGATGATACATAAACAAGAAGATAATGAATCTTTCAAGCTCACCATTGATCATCTCAAAGGGATCAGCACA AATATATATCTAGCTGGAGTAGACACAAGTGCCATCACCATGATTTGGGCTATGGCAGAACTAGTTAGAAACCCTAGAGTGATGAAAAAAGTTCAGGACGAAATCAGAACTTGCATTGGAAGCAAACAAAAGGAGAGACTTGCGGAAGAAGAAATAGATAAACTTCAATACTTGAAGCTTGTGGTGAAAGAAACCTTAAGACTACACCCACCAGCTCCTTTGCTACTCCCAAGAGAAACAATGAGTCACATCAAGATTCAAGGCTATGACATTCAACCAAAAATCCTTCTACTGATTAATGCTTGGTCGATAGGACGTGATCCTAAATACTGGAAGGATCCAGAAGAGTTTACCCCGGAGAGGTTTATTGATAGTCCTGTGGATTACAGAGGAAAAAGCTTTGAGTTCTTACCATTTGGTTCTGGACGAAGGATTTGCCCAGGTATGGCTTCAGCTATTGCTACCATTGAATTGGGACTCTTGAATTTGATTTACTACTTTGATTGGAGTTTGCCTGAAGAGAAGAAACGTATGGACATGGAAGAAGCTGGTGTTGTCACTGTTGTTAAGAAAATTCCTCTTGAGCTTATTCCTAGTCTTCACCAGTGA